Proteins encoded together in one Solanum lycopersicum chromosome 7, SLM_r2.1 window:
- the LOC101247637 gene encoding protein trichome birefringence-like 41 — MMRSIGLRIGWTFFTLLICILISLLVLLLRHTTAAKPHKKNCNLFRGNWIEDETNNYPLYNSTHCPFIEHEFNCQRKGRLDKDYLKYRWKPHGCSLTRFDGGAFLKKFKGKSIMFVGDSLSRNQWLSLVCLLYTSQPKANYNTTRIGDVSIFTFLDFGVQVMLDRSVYLVDVVMEKKGRILKLDSIKGGKLWKGIDMLIFNTWHWWNRRGISQPWDYIKVRGKYYKDMDRMVAFEKALLTWAKWIDTNIVPSKQLVFFQGISPSHYNGTEWGQPGIKSCSGQMRPLNGSMYPAGLPPSLTVQKNVLRTTKKEVTLLDVTNLSLLRKDGHPSIYGMNGRKGMDCSHWCLAGVPDTWNEILYNLVM; from the exons ATGATGAGATCGATAGGCTTGCGGATCGGCTGGACATTTTTCACACTATTAATTTGTATTCTCATAAGTCTTTTAGTTCTTCTTCTGCGCCACACAACTGCGGCGAAGCCGCACAAGAAAAACTGCAATTTATTCAGAGGAAATTGGATCGAGgatgaaactaataattatCCTCTTTATAATTCAACTCATTGTCCTTTTATTGAACATGAATTCAATTGCCAGAGAAAGGGTCGTCTAGATAAAGATTACCTTAAATATAGATGGAAGCCTCATGGTTGTTCCTTAACAAG ATTTGATGGAGGAgcatttttaaagaaattcaaaGGAAAAAGCATAATgtttgtgggagattctcttaGCAGAAATCAGTGGCTGTCACTTGTATGCCTTCTTTACACATCACAGCCTAAAGCCAATTATAATACAACAAGAATTGGTGATGTCTCCATTTTCACCTTTTTG gaTTTTGGAGTTCAAGTGATGTTAGACCGCAGTGTATATTTAGTGGATGTTGTGAtggaaaaaaagggaagaataTTAAAATTAGACTCAATTAAAGGTGGTAAATTATGGAAAGGAATTGATATGCTCATTTTCAACACTTGGCATTGGTGGAATCGTAGAGGAATTTCTCAACC ATGGGATTATATTAAAGTAAGAGGCAAATATTACAAAGATATGGATCGTATGGTTGCTTTTGAGAAAGCCTTGCTTACATGGGCTAAATGGATCGACACCAACATTGTTCCTTCAAAACAATTGGTCTTTTTTCAAGGAATTTCACCCTCACATTACAA TGGTACCGAATGGGGTCAACCAGGCATAAAATCGTGCTCGGGACAGATGCGACCGCTAAACGGATCGATGTATCCCGCCGGTCTACCGCCATCGTTGACAGTGCAAAAAAATGTATTACGAACGACTAAAAAGGAAGTGACATTGCTTGATGTAACTAATCTTTCGTTATTACGTAAAGATGGACATCCTTCAATTTATGGAATGAATGGAAGAAAAGGAATGGATTGTAGTCATTGGTGCCTAGCAGGAGTTCCTGATACTTGgaatgaaatattatataaccTTGTTATGTGA
- the LOC101247345 gene encoding uncharacterized protein, whose protein sequence is MMSVERSFEAWEEVQRHGQDLADKLAQGVTGLIQSHITPPSFPWPYSQNSKLFDVELMAESFIPRDFGIAVDKSAIAGVSAIFDMGNRIGQASKLFDVELPSQNFIPRDFGIAVDSSAIPGVSSIFEIGNRIGQAGADFGACLNGMVHQFFRKLPVPFRQDESLRLSLMAGTESQRADLSVNLQEDLGLLAERFRGYGYAENDSAEDKPSEEEFLDVNLKAFKHFGRSQGTINFSSTYESRTRNVESSVAARGDLWRVEASQGSYTSGNDNSSLFLVQLGPVLFVRDSTLLLPVHLSKQHLLWYGYDRKRGMHSICPAVWSKHRRWLLMSMICLNPLACSFMDLQFPNGQITYVSGEGLSTSAFLPLCGGLLQAQGQYPGDLKFSFSCKNKWGTCITPMMHWPDKSFSFGVTQALAWKRSGLMYRPTIQISVCPTFGGSTPGLQADITHSLKEGLNIICGCALATHSSAFASLALGRSKWNGNVGSSGVVLKVETPLGNTGRPSFSIQLNSGIEF, encoded by the exons atgatgTCTGTGGAGAGATCATTTGAAGCATGGGAAGAGGTGCAAAGACATGGGCAGGATTTAGCGGATAAGCTTGCTCAAGGAGTTACTGGTTTGATTCAATCGCATATAACTCCTCCGTCGTTTCCATGGCCATATTCTCAAAATTCCAAGCTTTTTGATGTAGAGTTGATGGCTGAAAGTTTTATTCCGAGAGATTTTGGGATAGCTGTGGATAAATCTGCTATTGCAGGGGTTTCAGCAATTTTTGATATGGGGAACAGAATAGGGCAAGCTTCTAAGCTTTTTGATGTAGAGTTGCCAAGTCAAAATTTCATTCCGAGGGATTTTGGGATAGCCGTGGATAGCTCTGCAATTCCAGGGGTTTCATCGATTTTTGAAATTGGAAACAGGATAGGGCAGGCTGGAGCAGACTTTGGGGCTTGCTTGAATGGAATGGTTCACCAGTTTTTCAGGAAGTTGCCAGTGCCTTTTCGGCAAGATGAGAGTTTAAGATTGTCTTTGATGGCTGGGACAGAGAGCCAAAGAGCTGATTTGAGTGTTAACCTGCAGGAGGATTTGGGGTTGTTGGCCGAAAGATTTAGGGGATATGGGTATGCTGAAAATGATTCAGCTGAAGATAAACCAAGTGAAGAGGAGTTTCTTGATGTTAATTTGAAGGCATTCAAACACTTCGGCAGATCACAG GGTACAATCAACTTTTCGTCAACATATGAAAGTAGGACCAGGAATGTAGAAAGTTCTGTGGCTGCTAGAGGAGATTTGTGGAGAGTAGAGGCATCACAGGGCAGTTACACTTCAGGAAATGATAATTCTTCCCTGTTCCTTGTTCAACTTGGACCAGTACTTTTTGTCCGTGATTCAACACTACTTCTGCCAGTTCACTTGTCTAAGCAACACCTTCTTTGGTATGGCTATGACAGGAAG CGTGGAATGCATTCTATTTGTCCAGCTGTGTGGTCGAAACATCGAAGGTGGCTTCTTATGTCGATGATCTGTCTGAATCCTTTGGCCTGC TCGTTTATGGACTTGCAGTTTCCAAATGGTCAAATAACTTACGTATCTGGGGAGGGTTTGTCCACCAGTGCCTTTTTACCTCTATGTGGAGGTTTGCTTCAAGCCCAGGGTCAATACCCGGGGGATCTCAAGTTCAGTTTCTCTTGCAAG AATAAATGGGGAACATGCATTACACCGATGATGCATTGGCCCGACAAATCATTTAGTTTTGGGGTTACCCAGGCATTAGCTTGGAAGAGATCTGGTCTCATGTATAGGCCAACCATTCAAATAAG CGTATGCCCGACATTTGGTGGGAGCACTCCCGGTTTGCAGGCAGACATCACACATTCTCTAAAGGAGGGATtaaatatcatctgtggctgtgCACTTGCAACACACTCTTCTGCGTTTGCATCATTAGCT CTTGGGCGGTCAAAGTGGAATGGAAACGTTGGAAGCTCAGGGGTTGTTCTTAAGGTGGAAACCCCTCTTGGCAACACTGGCAGGCCGTCCTTCTCCATTCAGTTGAACAGCGGCATCGAGTTTTAA
- the LOC101247043 gene encoding BES1/BZR1 homolog protein 4 — MTSGTRMPTWKERENNKRRERRRRAIAAKIFAGLRMYGNYQLPKHCDNNEVLKALCNEAGWTVEPDGTTYRKGCKPMERLDFLGGSTSLSPCSSYQPSPFTSNNPSPASSSFPSPASSSYAANLNMDGKSLIPWLKNLSSGSSSASSSKLPNFHIHTGSISAPVTPPFSSPTARTPRIKTDAGWAGFRYPYLPSSTPASPGRQNFINAECFAGISGPPSPTYSLVSPNPFGFKMDGLSRGGSRMCTPGQSGACSPAIAAGLDHNADVPMAEVMISDEFAFGSNVAGMVKPWEGERIHEDCVPDDLELTLGSSKTR; from the exons ATGACGTCGGGAACAAGGATGCCGACGTGGAAGGAGCGGGAGAATAATAAGAGGAGAGAACGACGGCGAAGAGCCATTGCAGCTAAAATATTCGCCGGATTAAGAATGTACGGTAACTATCAACTTCCTAAACACTGCGATAATAATGAAGTACTAAAAGCCCTCTGCAATGAAGCCGGATGGACAGTTGAGCCCGATGGCACCACCTACCGCAAG GGCTGCAAACCAATGGAGAGATTGGACTTTTTAGGTGGTTCAACATCATTAAGTCCATGTTCATCTTACCAGCCAAGCCCCTTCACTTCCAACAACCCAAGCCCTGCTTCCTCTTCCTTTCCTAGTCCAGCTTCGTCCTCATACGCAGCAAACCTGAACATGGACGGAAAATCCCTCATCCCGTGGCTTAAAAACCTCTCCTCTGGATCATCGTCCGCTTCCTCCTCCAAACTTCCTAACTTTCACATCCATACTGGCTCCATCAGTGCTCCAGTGACTCCTCCTTTCAGCTCACCAACTGCCCGGACCCCTCGGATTAAAACAGATGCTGGCTGGGCTGGATTTCGTTACCCTTACCTTCCATCATCCACACCAGCTAGCCCTGGTCGTCAGAATTTCATTAATGCAGAATGTTTTGCTGGAATAAGTGGACCTCCTTCTCCAACATATAGTCTTGTTTCGCCAAATCcgtttgggttcaaaatggatggTCTATCGCGTGGTGGATCTCGAATGTGCACTCCTGGACAGAGTGGTGCATGTTCACCTGCTATTGCTGCAGGATTAGATCATAATGCCGATGTTCCCATGGCTGAAGTGATGATCTCTGATGAGTTTGCATTCGGAAGCAACGTGGCAGGGATGGTGAAGCCGTGGGAAGGAGAGAGGATCCATGAGGACTGTGTTCCAGATGATCTTGAGCTTACTCTTGGGAGTTCAAAGACAAG ATAA